In Jaculus jaculus isolate mJacJac1 chromosome 2, mJacJac1.mat.Y.cur, whole genome shotgun sequence, the genomic window cttccaaggctcagggtctattgcagaagaggtggccgaaagaatgtaagagccaaaggaagggtaggactccttacaacgtgctcccccaacacaaaatggcctggatagccatgacctcacagtgcctgacactacctacacaagaccatcataataggaggaaaagatcatgacatcagaataaaagaagactgattgagatggggagaatggagtttcaaaggagaaagtagggggagggagggtattactatgggatattttttataatgatggaagttgttaataaaaaaaaaattgaaaaagaaaaaaaagaaacaaagtaggctggagagatggcttagtggttaaggcatttgcctgcaaagctaaaggatcctggtttgactctccaggacccatgtaagtcagatgcacaagggggcgcatgcgtctggagtttgtctgcagtgtctagaggcccttgcacacccatcctcccttccccctgcctctttctctctcaaataaataaataaaatatgttaaaaagaaagaaaaggatgaaagCAGTTGCTCTCCAAGGGAAAGAAGGACAGCTGTAAGAATGGATAGgtcctgagctgggcatggtggctcactgtTATAAACCTAGAACTCGGAGATGTGTTAGTTACCttgtgttgctgtgaccaaaagtCATTTACAGCAACAACTTCAgggaggagaggtttattttagcataTGGTTTCTGAGGGTTCAGTCCTCAGCTGCTTAGCCCCATGTGCCTGGGCAGAACGTTGCCATGGTGGTGGGAGTGTGACTGAGGACAGCTGTTCACATCACAAGGGatcatgaagcagagagagaccagaAGTGCCCTGGCATTATGCCTCCAATGACCTGCTCTGTGTGGTctccttcctccagctaggccttacctcccaaaatagtgccaccagctccCAAAACATGCACATGTGGGGCACAttacacattcaaaccataaggAGAAGCTGAGACAAGTGGTTTCAAGCCAGGTTTATGGGATGGCAaggttttgttcattttcccagtTGACTCCAGGCCAGAATCTTGAATCACTTCCCTTTCTCatccccagtcttttttttttttttttttttccatttccactCTTTAGCAGTGACACTCCACTATAAGTATTGttgaaccttttttgtttttccaaggcaggacctcactgtagcccaggctgacctggaactcactatatagtctcagggtggcctcaaactcatagcaatcctcctacttttgcatccaaagtgctgggattaaaggcgtgaaccaccatgccttttttttttttttttttttttttttgagttagggtccctgacctgggattcactatgtagcctcagggtggcctcgaactcatggtgatcctcttacctctgcctctggagtgctggtattacaggtgtgcactaccacgcccagctcttttttggattttttgaggtaagttctcactcaagcccaagctgacctggaactcactctgtaatgccAGGCatgccttgaattcatagcaatcctcctacctctgtctcctgagtgctgggattaaaggcatgcaccaccaagccaagcaaaaaaaaaaaaaaaatatatatatatatatatatatataaaatattgtatttatttttaaattttttgtttgtttatttatctgagagtgatagacagaaagaggcagatagagagagagatatgggtgcgccagggccttcatccactgcaaacaaactccagatgcatgcgcccccttgtgcatctggctaacatgggtcctagggaatccagcctcgaaccgggatccttaggcttcacagacaagcacttaaccactaagccatctctccagcccagatattttatttttatttatttattagagagagagagagaatgggtgcaccaaggtttctagccactgcaaacgaactcaagatgcatgtaccaccatgtacatctggtttacgtggggttctggggaattgaacctaggtccttaggtttcacaggtaagctccttaactgctaagccatctctccagtcccaagtgcctccagccagtgcaaactccagatccatgtgccaccttgtgtatctggcctcacgtaggtcctggggacaaacctgggtcctttggttttgcaagcaagtgccttaaccatcgctccagcccctatcttaatctctctcttttgaggtagggtctcactctgtcctaggatgatctggaattcactatggctcagggtagccttgaactcatggcagtccttccacctttgcctcccaagtgctaggattaaaggcatgtgccaccacaaccagctgtaTCTCCTTGTTTTAATCTTTGCGTATGTGTGTacaaatgtgcatgtgtatgggtgcgcTTATGCCATGGCCcatgtgaggaggtcagaggacaacttctgatGTCAGTACTTACCTTCCACCTGGTTTGAAGGACCGTCTCTGTTGTCCTTCACTTTATATGTCAGGCTAGGTAGCCCACAAGCCTCCAAGGAATTCTTATCTCCCTGCCTCCCAGCTCCCTGTAGGAGTGTAGGGATTGCTAATGCTGCCACAGTGTggctctggagatctgaactgggTTGTCACACTTGCACAAGTACTTTTACCCACCGAGTCATTTCCCTGCAGCcctatattttatatcattaaatacgtttctctttttctcttacagGAGGAAAATTCTTGCAAGTATGGTCTCCCACTCAGAATTGAGGAAGCTCTTCTGTTCAGCAGACGCAGTCTGTTTTGATGTGGACAGCACGGTCATCAGAGAAGAAGGAATTGATGAGCTGGCCAAATTCTGTGGCGTTGAGGATGCTGTGTCAGAAATGTAGGAAACATCTTTAGTCTCTTCATGGGATGACAAAGAATTTCAAAAAAGTagcagtggctttttttttttttttaagatgaaataCTAGTCCagaggaccagagagatggctcagtggttaaaggcatttgcttgcaaagcttgatgactcaggttcaattccccagcactgacataaagccagatgcacaaaaagtggcacattaaatctagagtccatttacagtggcaagaggccctggcatgctgaatACACACactcttttttctcattttctcccccttctgcttacaaaaaacaaataaaaattaagccgggtgtggtggtgcacacctttaatctcaggaggcagaagtaggaggatcactgtgatttgaggccagcctgaaaccacatggtgaattccaggacagcctggactggagtgagaccctactttgaaaaaccgaaataaaagaaaaataaataaaataaaactgatattAGTCCAGGGCCCATAATTCTCAGATCTTAGTTATGGCCTGCTGCTAAGGAAAACACTAGGTTTTACCTCCTATCACCTAGGACTGATTTTGGTAGAGCGCCTTTTTTATTCACCATTTACATGAATAAGGCAAGTATTCTGTCCAAACACACTTACAAGTACACGTGAGACATATTCTTAGATGGATATGGAGAATGAGGACAGGAAGTAAGCAAATAAGGTACTCAGGGCTTCCAAAGAAAGTGGCTGTAGAGAGGAGGGCCACATTTCTCAGGGCCAATGGAGAGTCAGTTAGTGCCCATGGCACCAAAGCATTACTCTCTCAAGCAAAGCTCCTGTAACCACAGGCATGTGTGCTGGAGACCGGGTCTTCTCCTGGTGCTGACTCTGAAGACCTGGCATGTGGCCTTCGATGGCGGCTGCCACAGCTAGCCTGATTTTTGGGTCTTCCTCCTAGGACACGGCGAGCGATGGGTGGGGCAGTGCCTTTCAAAGCTGCACTCACCGAACGCTTGGCACTGATCCAGCCCTCCAGGGAGCAGGTACAAAGGCTCCTAGCTGAACACCCCCCACACCTGACCCCCGGCATAAGGTAAGCACAGCCTTAGTCGTGGGGACATTGTGTTTGGGCACTCTTTACTCTCAGCGGTATCTGTCACTGCCGGGCTCCCGTCTGTGTGATTCTTTTGACACCTACATAGAGACTTGTTTGGCTGGTTGTCTGGTCTTGCCCATGTCTGCCCTACTTTCTCCCCAGGGAGAATGTAGGCTTCTCTTGAGTCTATCTTGTCATTATGCATTCATTTCCTAAAGCAAAAAAGCCTCACCTATCAATATATAAGTGCATCTAAAAGTATAtatgtaaaccaggtgtggtggctcatgcctttaatcccagcactcaggaggcagagatatcatagatcactgtgagttcgaggccaccctgaaagtacatagtaaattccgagtcagcctgggctagagcaagacactacctcaaggaaagaaagaaagagagaaagaaagaaagaaagaaagaaagaaagaaagaaagaaagaaagaaagaaagaaagaaagagggagggagggagggagggagggagggaggaaagaaagaggaagggagagaaagaaagaaagaaagaaagaaagaaagaaagaaaggggagagaaagaagagaaagaaagaaaaaggaagagagagaaagagagaaagaaagaaaacatgtaagGTTCTGCATGGTGGTCACCtgtatgtaatcccagtacttgggagactgaggcaggagaattgtgagtttgaagccaactggACAGCATagtgaggggaaaaaaacaaaacaaaactacattctgggtgtgatggcacatgcctgtaatctcagcaattgAAAGTGGTGACAGGAAGATTGAGAGATTAAGGTCATTCTTGGTTAtaggagatcctacctcaaaaactaaccaaagggctggatagatgtattggtggttaaggcacttgcctgctaagcctaaagacccaggttcaactccccagaacccacataaaccagatgcatgtggtggtgcacgtgtctggtgttcctttgcagtggctagaggtcctggtgcacccatactctttctctctctattaaataaattaattaattaaaaggaaaaaaaaaaacacaactaagGCCAGTAGTTGTGGTTCATACATgaaattttagcacttgggaggctgagataagataagataaaaataaattgctgcttcaagttccaggccattcagtaaaacaaaacaagcaacaaaattactgacccccctccaaaaaaaaaaagtcatggttaGAGACAGGGATGAGCATGCACAAATGCTTGCCATGCCAACATGAGGTCCTTGtttacctgagtttgattctgtaGCACCCCAGTAAATAGCTGGttgtggccacacacacacacacctgtaaccccggTACTGTGGGGAGGAGACCCACTGAGGatcactgatcagccagtctgaccacaaaatggcagctctgggttcagtaatagactccatgtcaaggaaataaagtggaagagtgacagaggcCACCCGATGTTCTGCTCtggcctgtgcacacacataccacactacacatgctacatacacacgcacgcacgcacacacacacatgcacgcatgcacacacgcacagacaAAAACAGCATATAATTTCCATAGCCAAGGCattcagaagaaaacaaagtagtttttggtggtggtggtggtggtgtttggtttcctttgaggcagggtctcactctagtcctggatgacctggaacttactcggtagccccaggctggccttagggtgatcttacctcagcctcagtcacaagtgctaggactaaaggcatctgccaccataccaggtcaaaatagtttatttgtttCCCCTCTGTTGTATTAATTGACACTTGGCACTTTATTTTTTCAGGGAGCTGGTAAGTCGCCTACAGGAACGAAATGTTCAGGTTTTCCTCATATCTGGTGGATTCAGGAGTATCGTAGAACACGTCGCTTCAAAGCTCAACATTCCAGCCACCAATGTATTTGCCAACAGGCTGAAGTTCTACTTTAATGGTAagattcccgcccccccccccccccaaggtagggtctcattctggtccaggctgacctggaattaactctgtatctcagggtagcctcgaactcttggcgatcctcctacctctgcctcctctgagtattgggattaaaggcatgcgccaccacgccctaaTGATACAGTGTTTCCATAAGTTCTACTATTCAGAATGCcagcattgttggtgggaatgccgTGGCAACAGGAAGCAGTGCAGTCATGTGTGTGATGACGCATGTCCTttcgtttttttaaattttttatgagagagagagagaaagagagagaattggcatgccagagccttagcccctgcaaacaaactccagacacatgcaccaccttgtgcatctggcttctgtgggttctggggagttgaacctgggccctttggctttgcagccaagtgccctaaccactgagacatctctccagctgccaccattctctcttttctatctgcctctttctgtcttaaataaataaataattcaaaaaaaaaaaaaagagagagagaggctagattccccaagatccacataagccagatgctccaggtggcgcatgcatctggagttcctttccagctgctggaggccctggtgtaccctctttttctctcttcctctttcaaataaatacaaataaaatatatttcataaagaaaaaagaaaaagaaagaatggacactcagggcttctagccattgcaaacaaactccacatgtatgcaccatcatgtgcatctggcttgcgtggcttctggggagtcgaactgggcccttaggcttcacaggcaagtgccttaaccactaagccatctctccagcctgactgatGTCATTAGCTCTTTGGCATTCTTTGTTCTGCAAATAACATCTGTCCTGACTTTtcgttttgcttttattttgtaaaaatattttttgtttatttatttaagagagataaagagagtgggcatgccagggcctcctgcgactgcaaatgaactccaatgcatgtgcctctagctttatgtgggtactggaaatcaaactctggacaACAGGTTTggcaagcatctggctttacatgagtattggggaattgaacctgagtccttaggctttgcaggcaagtgccttaaccaccaagccatcacttgagccctcatttttgttgttgttgttgttttagtttttctcggtagggtctgtctctagcccaggatgacctggaattcactatgtagtctcagggtggcctcgaactcatggcagcccctcctacctctcccacccaaatgctgggattaaaggcatgcaccaccacccctggctctcctcttgatttatttttatttatttgagagagagatagaatggatgcgccagggccttcagtcactgcaaacaaactccagacacatgcgccaccttgtgcatctggcttatgtgagtcctgaggaatcgaacctcggtcctttgcctttgcaagcaagcaccttaaccactaagccatctctccagcacctcttttgatttttgaggcagggtctcactcaagcccaggctgagttggaactcGGTGTGTAGTccaagtggcctcaaactgaccacacttgctgggagtggtggcacacgcctttaattcctatacttgggaggcagagaagggagaatccccatgagttcagagccagcctgtactatcgagtgagttccagatcaacctgggctagagtgagaccctaccttgaaaacaaaagtaaaaacaaaaataaacaaaaccttacCTCAGTTCTACTTCAGTGCCACCAGGTCCAGCTCTGTTCTGGCTTTCATACGCATAGTAACAACTCTCTGTATAGAAATGTGTGCATTTACTAAAATGTCAATTTCTAGGTAGCCTGCATGGTTTTTCTGATatggtttatttcagttttttttttcttgtgcattTGAAGCAATTTAGACCAAAGACGGAGTTTTGCTAATAAGGTGCCATATTCCAACTGGCCCTGGGGATGCCTTCTGGTCCCTCTCTGGGTCATCTTAGATGCACCCCTATGTCTTATATTGTCTTGAGAGCTCCAgttataccaggcatggtggcataagcctgaaatcccagcacttggaaggcagaggtgggaggattgctgtgagttcgaggccagcctgggactacatagtgacttccaggtcatcctgggctagagtgagaccctacctcaaaaacaaacaaaaaaagagatagaaatgatTGAGAATAAGTTGGTATTTCCTCTTAGGTGAGTATCACCATGgtaaatttaatatattactaTTTATTGATGGTCTGACATCTCAACACGGTTTAGAATTACTGCATTGGAAGCTTCCAGGATATAGTCATTTCACCTCAAGGTGACCTTTACAAGGATAAGGGTCAGAGTCTCAGACTGTGTGTCAGACATTTAGCCAGATCAGTGACATTTAACTAAGGATCTCATTTGTGGAGAAAGCTGGTCCTAGTCAGATTCTTCGGCGAACCTCTAACACTGACACCCTGTTCTTTCCAGGTGAATATGCAGGCTTTGATGAGACACAGCCAACAGCTGAGTCTGGTGGGAAAGGAaaagtaattaaatttttaaaggaaaagttcCACTTTAAGAAAATAGTGATGATTGGAGATGGAGCTACAGACATGGAAGCCTGTCCACCTGCCGTACGTATTCAGGGGGTTTTCTTGCTTTCAGGTTGTAATTCTGTTTTATATTTCTGGAATTTATATTTCTTAGAACTACACAAGGTTTTGTGCATGAGTTAAATAAGACAGCTAATTTATCACTATAAAATAATGGTTTGGTGAgtaagagcatttgctgtgcCGTCAgaaggacatgagttcaatccccagcacccatgtaaaaaaactGGCCATAGGTTTGGAGAGacagcatagcagttaaggcccttgcctccaaaacctaaggacccaggttctattcctagTACCCGtctaagccagattcacaaggtggctagaggccctggtgtgctcatcctctctcaaataaataagtaaattatatatataaaacctggGTATGAATACACATGCTTGTAACACCAGCATTGAGTGGGGTGGAGAATGGAGGATCACTGAAGTTCCCTGGTCAGCTAGTCTTAACTAAAACTTGGGACACTCCTGGTTCTGTGAGAGCCTCTGTCACAGGGAAAAGAGTGATAGGGGAGGACACCTAATGGTTTCTGGCGTTTGCATggggtgtgtgcatatacatacaataacaaaaacaattaaaatccattcatccttttttttttaaattttttatttatttatttgagagcgacagacacagagagaaagacagatagagggagagagaaagggtgcgccagggcttccagcctctgcaaatgaactccagacgcgtgcgcccccttgtgcatctggctaacgtgggacctggggaaccgagcctcgaaccggggtccttaggcttcacaggcaaaagcttaaccgctaagccatctctccagccctcatccttatttttttaaatgcttttttttctgatttattttttatttatttattagagaaagagagagaatgggcacaccagggcctctagccactgcaaacaaactctagatgcatgtaccaccatgtgcatctgtttacgtgggacctgaagaatcgaacctgggtccttaagctttgcaggcaaaggccttaaccactaagccatctctccagcccctgttcatcCTTATTATGTCAACTCACTTTTTAGAAACCTGAGAATGCATATGAATAAGGGAATCAAACTTTTCAAAACTTTTCtgttcctgggcatggtggcacacacctttagtcccagcactgtagaggcagaggtaaggggattgatgtgagttcaaggccactctaaggctacatagtgaattccaggtcagcctgaactacagcgagaccctacctcagaaaaccaaacaaacaaacaagaaaacacttTTCTCTTGCCAGGTGTAattgctcacacctttaataccagcactcaggagacagaggtaggaggattgctgtgagttcaaaggccaccctgagcctatgtagtgaattccatgtcagcctgggctagagtgagaccctacctagaaaaaaaaaaagaaaaagaaaattaaagggctgaagagatggcacaatggttgaggtgcttgcctgcaaagccaaagaaccctaattcagttccccagtatccacataaagccagatgcataagatggcacaggtatttggagtttgttccttgcagtggctggaggccttggtgcatccacacactctctctctctctctctctcaattaaataaataaaattaatttttttaaatatatatttttaaaattaaaaagctaggtatggtagtgcacacctttaatcccaacactcaggaggcagaggtaggaggatcactgcgagtttgagacaagcctgggaAGTATTTGTCTAAATATATATCTTatacttatgtatatatattgcccTGGGCTACTACtgtgtcatttttaaaaagttccctccctcccttttccattCTTAGGATGTTTTCATTGGATTTGGAGGAAACGTGATCAGGCAACAAGTAAAGGAGAACGCCAAATGGTATATCACTGATTTTGTTGAGCTTTTGGGAGAACTGGAAGAATAATAGCAGTTTTAATGTAGCTCCTAACAATTGGAGATTAATTTCTCAAAGGTTAAACACATTGATAGTATTTGCTTATGATTGTCTGAGACAACCTGATGTATACAGTTGGTACTGATTATAATTATATGATCAAGTAAATAGGTTCCTAGGAGAGTCTAGgaaattgctattttttttccctaCTGTAGTTCCAGATTTATTATGACCACTAATTACCTGGAGAGTTTTATAGTCTGAATTCTTTATGTATATTCCTAGCTATATTTTCCCTGAAGCCTTTTAAAGGTCCATAGTAAATTAAACACTTCTACTTTTGGCAATGATTCAGCAGCCTTAGGTGAATATTGGGTTTCCCtttgatatataaataaatttttatccaTCTATCAGAACAGATTTGTGGAACCTTCAGTTTTGCCTCTAATGCATTTCACTGACTAGTGCTTCAGGAGCTATGTTTCAGAAGCATACCTCAGCAAGGAAGAGGGTTGAGATTTCTCTGTACGCATCACTGGGATATGGGGtagaaatcctttttttttttttaattttttatttatttatttatttgagagccacagacacagagagaaagacagatagagggagagagacagaatgggtgcaccagggcctccagcctctgcaaacgaactccagatgcgtgcgcccccttgtgcatcaggctaacgtgggacctggggaaccgagcctcgaaccggggtccttaggcttcacaggcaagcgcttaaccgctaagccatctctccagcccagaaatcctTTTTTAGAtctttcaaggtacggtcttgctctagctcaggatgacctggaattcaccatatagtctcagggtggccttaaactcacggcaatcctcctacctctgcctcccaagttctgggattaaaggcatgtgtaacACCTggccattttttcattttttaaatttcttttttaaaattttttattatttatttgagagagagctctagagacagggagaatgggtgcacctgggcctacagccactggaaacaaactccagatgcatgtgtcaccttgtgtatctggcttatgtgggtcctggggaatcaaaccgaggtcctttagctttgcaggcaagcactttaaccactaagccatctctctggccctttttttttttttaaatattatttatttatttatgagagaaagagggagatagacagaatgggcactgcaaacaaactccagacacatgcaccaccttgtgcatctggcttacatggctattggggaatcgaacccggatccttaggcttcgcaggcaaaatatcttaatagctaagccatctctccatccccccttattttttttaagaaatattatttattatttgcaagcaaagagagacagaggatgagagtgccagggcctcaagccactgcaaacaaactccagatgcacataccactttgtgcatctggctttacatgggtactggagaatcgaacctaagttcttaggcttcacaggcaagtactttaactgatgagtcatctctgtggctcaaatttttatttgggagcacatgcatcttgagttcatttgcagtggttggaggccctggtgcacccattcattctctttctctcgttcacttgctctctctgtttgcaaataaataaataaaatttgggctgggtatggtggcacatgcctttaattccagcagttggaaggcttaggtaggaggattttcatgagttcgaggtcagcctgggctagagtaaaaccctacctcaggaaaaaaaaagaaaaaaaaaaaaagagcaaggagagagagatagaaaagagtcagaaaataaaatgggcatgctagagcctctagccacaacaaacaaactcagatgcatgcaccacttttgtgcatttggctttacatgggtgcttgcctgcaaaagccaaaggacccaggtttgattcccaggactcatataagcaagatgcataaggtggtgcatgtgtctggagttcatttgcagtggctggaggcccttgtgtgcccatttctctgtctcttgcaaatatataaataaagagaagccaggcatggtggtgcacgcctttaatcccagcactcaggaggcagaggtaggaggattgccgtgagttcgaggccactctgagactaccaaattagttccaggtcagcctgggctggagcgagacccaacctcaaaaaaacaataaataaataaaataaaaataaataaataataacaaataaataaatagatgggctggagatatggctcagcagttaaggcaattgcctacaaagcctaatggcctaagttggcttccccagttcccacgtaaaactagatgcacaaagtggcccatgcatctggagtttgtttgcagcagctagaggcactggtgcacccattcttcccccaccccctttctctctctctgcttgcaactaagaggaaaaaaaaaattaaaagagaaattttagttgttgttttgtgtttttcatggtagggtctagcccagaatgacctggaacttactttataAGCtggtctagcctcaaactcatagcagtcttcctgtgtctttagtgctgggactaaaggtatacatcaccatgcctgttcTAAGATTTCAGTTTTGAAAGTGTGAGATTATATGCCATCCCTGCTGGAAAagtaggagggaaagaaaaatatatgcagTGGATATATGCAGTATCCATGCAGTGGATACTGTTGGGTGATTAAGTAGAAAAGACcaaaggatttttttgttgttgttgtttgggtttggGACGGAACCTAGGGCCTTATACATGTAAGCAAGTGCTCTGTCTCT contains:
- the Psph gene encoding phosphoserine phosphatase, with the protein product MVSHSELRKLFCSADAVCFDVDSTVIREEGIDELAKFCGVEDAVSEMTRRAMGGAVPFKAALTERLALIQPSREQVQRLLAEHPPHLTPGIRELVSRLQERNVQVFLISGGFRSIVEHVASKLNIPATNVFANRLKFYFNGEYAGFDETQPTAESGGKGKVIKFLKEKFHFKKIVMIGDGATDMEACPPADVFIGFGGNVIRQQVKENAKWYITDFVELLGELEE